The following are from one region of the Numenius arquata chromosome 23, bNumArq3.hap1.1, whole genome shotgun sequence genome:
- the LOC141474670 gene encoding feather keratin Cos2-3-like, with amino-acid sequence MSCYDKCQPCCQPCGPTPLANSCNEPCVRQCQNSTVVIQPSPVVVTLPGPILSSFPQNTVVGSSTSAAVGSILSCDGVPINSPCCDLSCITSRYCGNRCQPC; translated from the coding sequence atgtcctgctacgacaagtgccagccctgctgccagccctgcggcccgaccccgctggccaacagctgcaatgagccctgtgtcaggcagtgccagaactccaccgtcgtcatccagccctcccccgtggtggtgaccctgcccggacccatcctcagctccttcccgcagaacaccgtggtgggatcctccacctccgctgctgttggcagcatcctcagctgtgacggAGTGCCCATCAACTCTccctgctgtgacctctcctgcatTACCAGCCGCTACTGTGGCAACAGATGTCAGCCCTGCTAA